A DNA window from Aminiphilus circumscriptus DSM 16581 contains the following coding sequences:
- a CDS encoding Nif3-like dinuclear metal center hexameric protein, which translates to MEKRVDEILEEVHWIAPFSGAESWDNVGLLVGSPSWSVKRIAVAVDVTEEIVERAAQKGCSLLFSHHPLFLHPLKNVLLNTREGRIIERSLAHRVALVALHTNWDRSRIGVNVALASALSLRDVRPLLPATEAELWGDGAVGSLDAAVPLRDFCAGLRKAWDISWVQAYGDPRRVVSRVALLGGSGGGFWKAACTSGAHVYVTGDLKYHDRLDALWHGLDLVVVDHGEMEEWSMKHLAMAVREMTGLETEVFPLPRRMFSA; encoded by the coding sequence ATGGAGAAGCGGGTGGACGAAATCCTGGAGGAAGTGCATTGGATCGCACCTTTTTCGGGAGCGGAATCCTGGGATAATGTGGGGCTTCTCGTCGGGTCACCTTCCTGGTCCGTGAAACGAATCGCCGTGGCCGTGGATGTCACCGAGGAGATCGTGGAGCGCGCCGCCCAAAAGGGGTGTTCGCTGCTTTTCAGTCATCATCCCCTTTTTCTGCACCCCTTGAAAAACGTGCTCCTCAATACGCGGGAGGGGCGGATCATTGAAAGGAGTCTGGCTCATCGCGTCGCCCTCGTCGCTCTTCATACAAACTGGGATCGCTCCCGCATCGGCGTGAACGTTGCTTTGGCGAGCGCGCTTTCTCTGCGGGATGTGAGGCCCCTCCTGCCGGCAACGGAGGCCGAACTGTGGGGTGATGGGGCCGTCGGTTCCCTTGATGCCGCAGTACCTCTGCGGGATTTTTGCGCGGGGCTCCGGAAAGCGTGGGATATCTCCTGGGTTCAAGCGTACGGAGATCCTCGCCGTGTCGTTTCCAGGGTGGCCCTTCTGGGAGGTTCCGGCGGCGGATTCTGGAAAGCTGCGTGCACATCGGGAGCACACGTGTACGTAACGGGTGATCTCAAGTATCATGATCGTTTGGACGCCCTGTGGCACGGGCTCGATCTCGTCGTGGTCGATCATGGCGAGATGGAGGAATGGTCCATGAAACATCTCGCCATGGCGGTCCGGGAGATGACAGGCCTTGAGACAGAGGTTTTTCCTCTTCCGCGGCGGATGTTTTCCGCGTAA
- a CDS encoding segregation and condensation protein A, with protein sequence MFYEVVTGSFAGPLDVLCALVESRSIEVSTIRVWEVISLYGKYLSETERTTIKELAEFLSLAARLLLGKVHALLPEQKAAVLPGDEDDAPEDLVRALSRYRPYRKAAEVFGERFRVRSAFFSRPGADEGPPIYDLGDLYALSRLWWRLLDRKRGGAQGDEEGYEDFAWEGVPMAVPEETQVETRMQEIRDLLDERGEVTLEELLTPAPTKSVLVLCLLALLELSRLGELRMFQKELFGHVTVVAL encoded by the coding sequence ATGTTCTATGAAGTGGTGACGGGTTCGTTCGCCGGACCGCTGGATGTGTTGTGTGCACTTGTAGAATCCCGTTCCATCGAGGTTTCCACCATTCGCGTCTGGGAGGTCATTTCCCTTTATGGGAAGTACCTTTCCGAGACGGAACGTACGACCATCAAGGAATTGGCGGAATTCCTCTCTCTTGCGGCACGCCTTCTGCTCGGGAAGGTGCATGCGCTCCTTCCCGAGCAGAAGGCGGCGGTGCTTCCCGGGGATGAGGACGATGCTCCGGAAGACCTAGTCCGAGCCCTTTCCCGCTACCGTCCCTACCGGAAGGCGGCGGAGGTTTTCGGCGAGCGGTTTCGGGTGCGCAGTGCCTTTTTCTCCCGCCCGGGAGCCGACGAAGGGCCGCCCATCTACGATCTGGGGGATCTCTATGCGCTTTCCCGTCTCTGGTGGCGCCTGCTCGACCGGAAACGGGGCGGTGCTCAGGGGGATGAAGAAGGCTACGAGGATTTTGCCTGGGAAGGCGTCCCCATGGCGGTTCCCGAGGAGACCCAGGTGGAGACGCGCATGCAGGAAATTCGGGATCTTCTCGACGAGCGCGGGGAAGTGACGTTGGAGGAGTTGCTCACCCCTGCACCGACGAAATCGGTGTTGGTGCTTTGTCTGCTTGCACTTCTGGAGCTGAGTCGTCTGGGGGAACTTCGCATGTTTCAGAAAGAACTGTTCGGTCATGTCACCGTCGTCGCTCTGTAG
- a CDS encoding pseudouridine synthase — translation MHSFRSNGTAMRLNKYLASCAVGSRRTADALIFAGRVRVNGEVVREPGRSVLPGTDLVLVDGVVASPTEKLYVVFHKPPGVVCACKDRFEKTVMDLLPPSLVGQGLFPVGRLDKESEGLLLLTNDGDFAQEIMHPSFGVIKRYHVRLTAPVDARTLQQWRKGILMEGRVVVPVLVEPLWGSEKSFWIRVDLQEGKKREIRVMARALGLRIRRLVRVAVGKLELAELQSGAWRLFTREELCRMIALGGRI, via the coding sequence GTGCATTCTTTCCGTTCGAATGGGACGGCCATGCGGCTGAACAAGTATCTCGCCTCCTGTGCCGTAGGGTCTCGAAGGACCGCGGACGCGCTGATTTTCGCAGGAAGAGTCCGGGTGAACGGAGAGGTGGTGCGGGAACCCGGAAGGAGCGTGCTTCCCGGAACGGATCTCGTTTTGGTGGATGGCGTCGTCGCCTCCCCGACGGAAAAGCTCTACGTGGTTTTTCACAAACCACCTGGCGTGGTCTGCGCCTGTAAGGATCGCTTCGAAAAAACCGTGATGGATCTTTTGCCGCCCTCTCTGGTTGGACAGGGACTTTTTCCGGTGGGGCGGTTGGACAAGGAATCCGAAGGACTGTTGCTTCTCACGAACGACGGCGATTTTGCCCAGGAAATCATGCATCCCTCCTTCGGTGTGATCAAACGCTACCACGTGCGCCTGACCGCGCCGGTGGACGCGAGAACGCTGCAGCAGTGGAGAAAAGGTATCCTCATGGAGGGCAGGGTCGTCGTGCCCGTTCTCGTAGAGCCACTCTGGGGTTCTGAGAAGTCCTTCTGGATTCGGGTCGATCTCCAGGAGGGAAAGAAGCGGGAGATCCGCGTCATGGCCAGAGCCTTGGGATTGCGGATTCGGCGTCTTGTCCGCGTCGCCGTGGGCAAACTCGAACTCGCCGAACTTCAATCGGGGGCATGGCGGCTGTTTACCCGGGAAGAGTTGTGTCGTATGATTGCTCTAGGTGGTAGGATCTAG
- the trpS gene encoding tryptophan--tRNA ligase, producing MKERVFSGMRPTGKLHLGHLAGALTNWVRMQDDYECFYCIVDWHALMSDYADVSRVRSNCREVLLDWLASGLDPERSTIFIQSHVPEHAELHLALSMITPLGWLERCPTYKDQILNLKNKDLGNYAFLGYPVLMAGDIVLYKAHKVPVGEDQSAHLEITREIVRRFNNFFGEVFPEPDILLTPFPKVPGTDGRKMSKSYDNSLNISDTTEVIWEKLRTMMTDPARERRSDPGDPEKCPVWDLHKVFTSDAVCREELAQGCRTAGIGCIDCKKVLRDNVNTLLDPIRERRHHYENHGDEVMDILAEGAKKARLVAAATMNEVKQAMGLVL from the coding sequence GTGAAGGAACGTGTTTTCAGCGGCATGCGCCCCACGGGAAAACTGCATCTCGGGCATCTGGCAGGAGCGCTGACGAACTGGGTTCGCATGCAGGACGACTATGAGTGTTTCTATTGTATCGTGGACTGGCACGCCCTTATGTCGGACTATGCCGACGTGAGCAGGGTGCGGAGCAACTGCCGGGAGGTTCTTCTCGACTGGCTCGCCTCCGGCCTTGATCCCGAACGGAGCACTATCTTCATTCAATCCCACGTGCCGGAGCACGCGGAACTCCATCTGGCCCTCTCCATGATCACGCCTTTGGGATGGCTTGAACGGTGTCCCACCTACAAGGACCAGATCCTCAATCTCAAAAACAAGGACCTGGGAAACTATGCGTTTCTCGGTTATCCTGTCCTCATGGCCGGAGACATTGTTCTCTACAAGGCGCATAAGGTGCCTGTAGGAGAGGATCAGTCCGCGCATCTGGAGATTACCCGAGAGATCGTGCGACGGTTCAACAATTTCTTCGGCGAGGTTTTCCCCGAGCCGGACATTCTGCTCACACCCTTTCCCAAGGTGCCGGGAACGGATGGAAGAAAGATGAGCAAATCCTACGACAACTCCCTGAACATCTCTGACACTACCGAGGTCATCTGGGAGAAACTTCGGACCATGATGACCGACCCCGCCCGGGAGCGCCGCTCCGATCCGGGAGATCCGGAAAAATGTCCAGTCTGGGATCTGCACAAGGTGTTTACCTCCGATGCGGTCTGCCGCGAGGAGCTTGCCCAGGGATGCCGCACTGCGGGAATCGGCTGCATCGACTGTAAGAAAGTGCTCCGGGACAACGTGAACACTCTGCTCGATCCGATTCGGGAGCGCCGGCATCACTACGAGAACCACGGGGACGAAGTGATGGACATCCTGGCGGAGGGAGCGAAGAAGGCCCGTCTCGTCGCCGCGGCGACGATGAACGAAGTGAAGCAGGCCATGGGGCTTGTCCTGTAG
- a CDS encoding ferredoxin gives MVVTLDADECIGCGVCSQICPDVFELNEDAGKARVIRPEGAECATEAVDSCPVGCIHIEQK, from the coding sequence ATGGTCGTAACGCTTGATGCGGACGAATGCATCGGATGTGGCGTGTGCTCTCAGATCTGCCCGGACGTGTTTGAACTGAATGAGGACGCGGGAAAGGCGAGAGTCATTCGTCCCGAAGGTGCGGAGTGTGCCACCGAAGCTGTAGACAGTTGCCCTGTCGGGTGTATCCATATAGAGCAGAAGTGA
- the scpB gene encoding SMC-Scp complex subunit ScpB has translation MQPFLTALERTVEAILFVASEPVSTAELAETTGSSPASVEAALSSLRCHYEAERHGLTLLPLAGGWQMVTSSDLEEELLRFRDVAGSNRIRLSKAALETLAVIAYNQPVTRSEIEEIRGVRSDRVVETLLGHGLVRVAGRKKGTGTPLLYRTTDRFMELFGLNSIADLPSREELEDELANAEETTNGTSAFLAESEGE, from the coding sequence GTGCAGCCTTTTCTGACAGCCCTGGAACGCACCGTCGAGGCGATTCTCTTTGTCGCCTCCGAACCGGTCTCCACGGCGGAACTCGCGGAGACCACGGGGAGTTCCCCGGCTTCCGTTGAAGCGGCCCTCTCCTCCCTGCGATGCCACTACGAAGCGGAACGACACGGGTTGACCCTTCTGCCTCTGGCCGGAGGATGGCAGATGGTCACCTCTTCCGATCTTGAGGAGGAGCTTCTCCGGTTCCGCGATGTGGCGGGGAGCAACAGGATACGCCTGAGCAAGGCTGCCTTGGAAACATTGGCGGTTATCGCCTACAATCAACCCGTGACGCGTTCGGAGATTGAGGAGATCCGGGGTGTGAGATCGGATCGCGTGGTGGAGACCCTCCTGGGACACGGGCTTGTCCGCGTGGCGGGAAGAAAGAAGGGGACGGGAACCCCGCTTCTCTACCGGACGACGGACCGCTTTATGGAGCTTTTCGGGCTTAATTCCATCGCGGATCTCCCCTCCCGGGAGGAACTCGAGGACGAACTCGCGAATGCCGAAGAAACGACTAATGGCACGTCCGCCTTTTTGGCGGAGAGCGAAGGAGAATGA